In one window of Drosophila ananassae strain 14024-0371.13 chromosome XR, ASM1763931v2, whole genome shotgun sequence DNA:
- the LOC6501950 gene encoding uncharacterized protein LOC6501950 isoform X1, giving the protein MNHLRVHKFKLGGKDSAAMADLPQADTAQNNNNNCNNNNNGPKGFLGRIKRYSVLGNKLGRRHLGSVNLNSGGNAAGGESPGKQHTGSYNMTGSHSEDHRLEIGAPVLISTTTLDTDRFDVTEARLKQIGGGIAQTSSVVRTLTPRSSDEDEFVDARSTPQDMMKEDEHCESVEDTPYEEEQKKAEPEPEKQENFETPTHQAEEPKELPPTPCQSPPLSPVVEPPMRKPRIARQHMQSQSVQNLHRTELKVYLHKSNSMALNMNVTAPAHLGPDLNLPELPELYGTSELSLAASDNKENVPAGKPTFERSPIPNGGFLAQQPHFKSLDSFQLNSKVNSQRSSRQSSHQSLASSSQDEFDFDLKSVSYQSLNAQNLFVSIDELQELTRQINETEDFSREIDLEYCTHRDQLRPNERRITLLKNKNQTLINFSHNKEKLRKGWYGMKHWLGEESSRIKEAVRQQTPLKRLAQSRSNLNQSAPEPGRQSMSPERSRRDVTESCEDVTERTEMESSMSQRNSEEDLSPHAKRFKDEGQNGFEELRRYVKQGGDFSKELIFVLQERADSELIYSKSLSKLANKLNKAGREIPGSVADAWRGVATEMESRSDIHRQLAASLTDELVKPLKSVVEGHHKARKAVESNVDKAARVLGEWRASEAKAKKASHTAARENEKLQDAMLDVRIQKSPSIALLHQGPNKQAAEKELKSAEKDCVKLDNKRKKAEEAVKRADVEYYTLCVRAERARVDWEMAVLRGSAQLQSSEQQRLGNMHNFAQQYARLIADMNPILGGLSARLQPQLEACNVAKDMQVVRNIRRNSEGPSEQLLPDFYCEHTTLAMNRERRKHALIKLLQLVKTDLERERRSRDGLRGLSQSLNNQEHQNITDKLYHIRSMLTYLEGARLKLHSALLELDHKPRTTHPLAQHIQITRDRTGLQQSILKVPNWLKNNDKSQQQHSAGFLAHDVTDINAEEDHQLPEDNCSHLHSTNTSNGSCTDISSVVKQFSRSKSNIETNFTSQPKIISTTNAAVASSVKSKTLSNQQDIQQAHHHHLGGSDRGQADGGSNQQDSDFDEFSSQDEDECLEKQPLPQPAKPLQPLQTQQQHFYQNAQDLQKSSQPDGNGPVLGRCKALYSYTPKLYDELELSPGDIIEVHAKQDDGWWLGALRNHIGIFPATYVEECA; this is encoded by the exons ATGAACCACCTGCGGGTGCACAAGTTTAAGCTGGGCGGCAAAGACAGCGCCGCCATGGCCGATCTTCCCCAGGCGGACACTgcccaaaacaacaacaacaactgcaacaacaacaacaatggacCCAAAGGATTTCTGGGCCGGATAAAACGGTACTCGGTGCTGGGAAACAAGCTGGGACGCCGCCACCTCGGCAGCGTGAACCTGAATAGTGGCGGAAACGCTGCCGGTGGGGAGTCGCCAGGCAAGCAGCACACCGGGAGCTACAACATGACCGGAAGCCACTCGGAGGACCATCGCCTCGAAATCGGGGCTCCCGTCCTGATATCCACCACCACGCTGGACACAGACCGCTTCGATGTCACCGAGGCGAGACTGAAGCAAATCGGGGGCGGGATAGCCCAGACTTCCAGCGTGGTGAGGACCTTGACGCCGCGCAGCTCGGATGAGGACGAGTTCGTGGACGCCAGGAGCACGCCACAGGACATGATGAAGGAGGATGAGCACTGTGAGTCCGTGGAGGACACTCCGTACGAGGAGGAGCAAAAGAAAGCCGAGCCCGAACCGGAGAAGCAAGAAAACTTCGAAACGCCCACACACCAGGCGGAGGAACCGAAGGAGCTGCCGCCGACTCCTTGCCAGTCGCCGCCCCTGTCCCCAGTCGTGGAACCGCCCATGAGGAAGCCCCGCATCGCCAGGCAGCACATGCAGTCGCAGTCTGTCCAGAACCTGCACCGCACCGAGCTGAAGGTCTACCTGCACAAGTCCAACTCCATGGCCCTCAACATGAACGTCACTGCTCCGGCACACCTGGGCCCGGACCTGAATCTGCCCGAGCTGCCGGAACTGTACGGAACCAGCGAGCTCAGCCTGGCTGCGAGCGATAACAAGGAGAACGTGCCTGCTGGGAAGCCCACCTTTGAGAGATCGCCTATTCCGAATGGCGGGTTCCTGGCGCAGCAGCCGCACTTCAAGAGCCTGGACTCGTTCCAGCTGAACTCGAAGGTCAACTCCCAGCGCAGCTCGCGGCAGAGCTCCCACCAAAGCCTGGCCAGCAGCAGCCAGGACGAGTTCGACTTCGACCTGAAGTCCGTCAGCTACCAGAGCTTGAATGCGCAGAACCTGTTCGTCTCGATCGACGAGCTGCAGGAGCTGACGCGGCAGATCAACGAGACGGAGGACTTCAGCCGGGAGATCGACCTGGAGTACTGCACCCACCGGGACCAGCTGCGGCCCAACGAGCGGAGGATCACCCTCCTCAAGAACAAGAACCAAACGCTGATCAACTTCAGCCACAACAAAGAGAAGCTCCGGAAGGGCTGGTACGGCATGAAGCACTGGCTGGGCGAGGAGAGCTCCAGGATCAAGGAGGCTGTGCGCCAGCAGACGCCGCTCAAGCGACTGGCACAGTCCCGGAGCAACCTCAACCAGTCCGCGCCCGAGCCCGGCCGGCAGTCGATGTCGCCGGAGCGGAGTCGCCGGGACGTCACCGAGAGCTGCGAGGATGTCACGGAGCGCACCGAAATGGAGTCATCCATGTCGCAGCGGAACAGCGAGGAGGACCTGTCGCCGCATGCCAAGCGGTTCAAGGATGAG GGACAGAATGGCTTCGAGGAACTGCGGCGATACGTCAAGCAGGGTGGCGACTTCAGCAAGGAGCTCATTTTCGTCCTCCAGGAAAG AGCCGACTCGGAGCTGATCTACTCAAAGTCGCTGTCCAAGCTGGCCAACAAACTGAACAAGGCTGGAAGGGAGATCCCCGGAAGCGTGGCGGACGCCTGGCGGGGCGTGGCCACGGAGATGGAGAGCCGCAGCGACATCCACAGGCAGCTGGCCGCCTCGCTCACGGATGAGCTGGTGAAGCCGCTGAAGAGCGTGGTGGAAGGACACCACAAGGCCCGCAAGGCG GTGGAGAGCAATGTCGACAAGGCCGCTCGCGTCCTGGGCGAGTGGCGGGCTAGCGAGGCGAAGGCGAAGAAGGCCTCCCACACGGCCGCCCGGGAGAACGAGAAGCTGCAGGACGCGATGCTGGACGTGCGCATCCAAAAGTCGCCCTCCATCGCCCTCCTGCACCAAGGACCCAACAAGCAGGCTGCGGAGAAGGAGCTCAAGTCCGCCGAGAAGGACTGCGTGAAGCTGGACAACAAGCGCAAAAAGGCGGAGGAGGCGGTGAAGCGGGCCGACGTCGAGTACTACACCCTGTGCGTCCGGGCGGAGCGCGCCCGCGTTGACTGGGAGATGGCAGTCCTGCGAGGATCCGCCCAGCTGCAGAGCAGCGAGCAACAGCGTCTGGGCAACATGCACAACTTCGCCCAGCAGTACGCCCGCCTCATCGCCGACATGAACCCGATCCTCGGCGGGCTGAGCGCCCGACTGCAGCCCCAGCTGGAGGCCTGCAACGTGGCCAAGGACATGCAGGTGGTGCGCAACATCCGCCGCAACTCGGAGGGCCCCAGCGAGCAGCTCCTGCCTGACTTCTACTGCGAGCACACTACTCTGGCCATGAACCGGGAGCGGCGCAAGCACGCCCTCATCAAGCTCCTCCAGCTAGTCAAGACGGATCTGGAGCGGGAGCGCCGCTCCAGGGACGGGCTGAGGGGCCTGTCGCAGTCGCTGAACAACCAGGAGCACCAGAACATTACTGACAAGCTTTACCAC ATCCGATCCATGCTGACTTATCTGGAGGGCGCCCGCCTCAAGCTGCACTCTGCCCTCCTGGAACTGGACCACAAGCCCAGGACCACCCATCCCCTAGCCCAGCACATCCAGATCACCCGGGACCGAACTGGCCTGCAACAGAGCATCCTGAAGGTGCCCAACTGGCTGAAGAACAACGACAagtcgcagcagcagcactcgGCCGGATTCCTTGCCCATGACGTCACGGATATAAACGCCGAGGAGGACCACCAGTTGCCGGAGGACAACTGCTCCCATCTGCACAGCACCAACACCAGCAACGGGTCCTGCACGGACATCAGCTCCGTGGTCAAGCAGTTCAGCCGCAGCAAGAGCAACATAGAGACGAACTTCACCAGCCAGCCAAAAATAATCTCGACGACGAACGCCGCCGTGGCGTCTTCTGTGAAGTCCAAGACCCTGTCGAACCAGCAGGACATCCAGCAGgctcaccaccaccacctggGGGGCAGCGATCGCGGCCAGGCGGACGGCGGCTCCAACCAGCAGGACTCGGACTTTGACGAGTTTAGTTCGCAGGACGAGGATGAGTGTCTGGAGAAGCAGCCGCTGCCGCAGCCTGCAAAGCCGCTTCAGCCACTCCAGACGCAGCAACAGCACTTCTACCAGAACGCTCAGGACCTGCAGAAGAGCTCGCAGCCGGATGGCAACGGTCCTGTCCTGGGGCGCTGCAAGGCCCTCTACAGCTACACCCCGAAACTCTACGACGAGCTGGAACTGAGTCCTGGCGACATCATCGAGGTCCACGCCAAGCAGGACGACGGCTGGTGGCTGGGAGCGCTGCGCAACCACATCGGGATCTTCCCGGCCACGTACGTGGAAGAGTGCGCCTGA
- the LOC6501950 gene encoding nostrin isoform X2 — protein MSQFRDNSWLANARSYGVLKSLRCSARFARAKSKSAVNLNAHLKKRQKPDEQEAGSQQDQKSQKGQRDERRNLRQSLSEDQPIYANLDEVLPIKLELEAAAEDALMGNAQGQNGFEELRRYVKQGGDFSKELIFVLQERADSELIYSKSLSKLANKLNKAGREIPGSVADAWRGVATEMESRSDIHRQLAASLTDELVKPLKSVVEGHHKARKAVESNVDKAARVLGEWRASEAKAKKASHTAARENEKLQDAMLDVRIQKSPSIALLHQGPNKQAAEKELKSAEKDCVKLDNKRKKAEEAVKRADVEYYTLCVRAERARVDWEMAVLRGSAQLQSSEQQRLGNMHNFAQQYARLIADMNPILGGLSARLQPQLEACNVAKDMQVVRNIRRNSEGPSEQLLPDFYCEHTTLAMNRERRKHALIKLLQLVKTDLERERRSRDGLRGLSQSLNNQEHQNITDKLYHIRSMLTYLEGARLKLHSALLELDHKPRTTHPLAQHIQITRDRTGLQQSILKVPNWLKNNDKSQQQHSAGFLAHDVTDINAEEDHQLPEDNCSHLHSTNTSNGSCTDISSVVKQFSRSKSNIETNFTSQPKIISTTNAAVASSVKSKTLSNQQDIQQAHHHHLGGSDRGQADGGSNQQDSDFDEFSSQDEDECLEKQPLPQPAKPLQPLQTQQQHFYQNAQDLQKSSQPDGNGPVLGRCKALYSYTPKLYDELELSPGDIIEVHAKQDDGWWLGALRNHIGIFPATYVEECA, from the exons AAGCCGGACGAGCAGGAGGCGGGCAGTCAGCAGGACCAGAAGAGTCAGAAGGGCCAAAGGGACGAGAGGCGCAATCTGCGCCAGAGCCTCAGCGAGGATCAGCCGATCTACGCGAACTTGGACGAGGTCCTGCCGATCAAGCTAGAACTAGAGGCCGCAGCAGAGGATGCTCTAATGGGTAACGCTCAG GGACAGAATGGCTTCGAGGAACTGCGGCGATACGTCAAGCAGGGTGGCGACTTCAGCAAGGAGCTCATTTTCGTCCTCCAGGAAAG AGCCGACTCGGAGCTGATCTACTCAAAGTCGCTGTCCAAGCTGGCCAACAAACTGAACAAGGCTGGAAGGGAGATCCCCGGAAGCGTGGCGGACGCCTGGCGGGGCGTGGCCACGGAGATGGAGAGCCGCAGCGACATCCACAGGCAGCTGGCCGCCTCGCTCACGGATGAGCTGGTGAAGCCGCTGAAGAGCGTGGTGGAAGGACACCACAAGGCCCGCAAGGCG GTGGAGAGCAATGTCGACAAGGCCGCTCGCGTCCTGGGCGAGTGGCGGGCTAGCGAGGCGAAGGCGAAGAAGGCCTCCCACACGGCCGCCCGGGAGAACGAGAAGCTGCAGGACGCGATGCTGGACGTGCGCATCCAAAAGTCGCCCTCCATCGCCCTCCTGCACCAAGGACCCAACAAGCAGGCTGCGGAGAAGGAGCTCAAGTCCGCCGAGAAGGACTGCGTGAAGCTGGACAACAAGCGCAAAAAGGCGGAGGAGGCGGTGAAGCGGGCCGACGTCGAGTACTACACCCTGTGCGTCCGGGCGGAGCGCGCCCGCGTTGACTGGGAGATGGCAGTCCTGCGAGGATCCGCCCAGCTGCAGAGCAGCGAGCAACAGCGTCTGGGCAACATGCACAACTTCGCCCAGCAGTACGCCCGCCTCATCGCCGACATGAACCCGATCCTCGGCGGGCTGAGCGCCCGACTGCAGCCCCAGCTGGAGGCCTGCAACGTGGCCAAGGACATGCAGGTGGTGCGCAACATCCGCCGCAACTCGGAGGGCCCCAGCGAGCAGCTCCTGCCTGACTTCTACTGCGAGCACACTACTCTGGCCATGAACCGGGAGCGGCGCAAGCACGCCCTCATCAAGCTCCTCCAGCTAGTCAAGACGGATCTGGAGCGGGAGCGCCGCTCCAGGGACGGGCTGAGGGGCCTGTCGCAGTCGCTGAACAACCAGGAGCACCAGAACATTACTGACAAGCTTTACCAC ATCCGATCCATGCTGACTTATCTGGAGGGCGCCCGCCTCAAGCTGCACTCTGCCCTCCTGGAACTGGACCACAAGCCCAGGACCACCCATCCCCTAGCCCAGCACATCCAGATCACCCGGGACCGAACTGGCCTGCAACAGAGCATCCTGAAGGTGCCCAACTGGCTGAAGAACAACGACAagtcgcagcagcagcactcgGCCGGATTCCTTGCCCATGACGTCACGGATATAAACGCCGAGGAGGACCACCAGTTGCCGGAGGACAACTGCTCCCATCTGCACAGCACCAACACCAGCAACGGGTCCTGCACGGACATCAGCTCCGTGGTCAAGCAGTTCAGCCGCAGCAAGAGCAACATAGAGACGAACTTCACCAGCCAGCCAAAAATAATCTCGACGACGAACGCCGCCGTGGCGTCTTCTGTGAAGTCCAAGACCCTGTCGAACCAGCAGGACATCCAGCAGgctcaccaccaccacctggGGGGCAGCGATCGCGGCCAGGCGGACGGCGGCTCCAACCAGCAGGACTCGGACTTTGACGAGTTTAGTTCGCAGGACGAGGATGAGTGTCTGGAGAAGCAGCCGCTGCCGCAGCCTGCAAAGCCGCTTCAGCCACTCCAGACGCAGCAACAGCACTTCTACCAGAACGCTCAGGACCTGCAGAAGAGCTCGCAGCCGGATGGCAACGGTCCTGTCCTGGGGCGCTGCAAGGCCCTCTACAGCTACACCCCGAAACTCTACGACGAGCTGGAACTGAGTCCTGGCGACATCATCGAGGTCCACGCCAAGCAGGACGACGGCTGGTGGCTGGGAGCGCTGCGCAACCACATCGGGATCTTCCCGGCCACGTACGTGGAAGAGTGCGCCTGA
- the LOC6501950 gene encoding nostrin isoform X3, protein MSQFRDNSWGQNGFEELRRYVKQGGDFSKELIFVLQERADSELIYSKSLSKLANKLNKAGREIPGSVADAWRGVATEMESRSDIHRQLAASLTDELVKPLKSVVEGHHKARKAVESNVDKAARVLGEWRASEAKAKKASHTAARENEKLQDAMLDVRIQKSPSIALLHQGPNKQAAEKELKSAEKDCVKLDNKRKKAEEAVKRADVEYYTLCVRAERARVDWEMAVLRGSAQLQSSEQQRLGNMHNFAQQYARLIADMNPILGGLSARLQPQLEACNVAKDMQVVRNIRRNSEGPSEQLLPDFYCEHTTLAMNRERRKHALIKLLQLVKTDLERERRSRDGLRGLSQSLNNQEHQNITDKLYHIRSMLTYLEGARLKLHSALLELDHKPRTTHPLAQHIQITRDRTGLQQSILKVPNWLKNNDKSQQQHSAGFLAHDVTDINAEEDHQLPEDNCSHLHSTNTSNGSCTDISSVVKQFSRSKSNIETNFTSQPKIISTTNAAVASSVKSKTLSNQQDIQQAHHHHLGGSDRGQADGGSNQQDSDFDEFSSQDEDECLEKQPLPQPAKPLQPLQTQQQHFYQNAQDLQKSSQPDGNGPVLGRCKALYSYTPKLYDELELSPGDIIEVHAKQDDGWWLGALRNHIGIFPATYVEECA, encoded by the exons GGACAGAATGGCTTCGAGGAACTGCGGCGATACGTCAAGCAGGGTGGCGACTTCAGCAAGGAGCTCATTTTCGTCCTCCAGGAAAG AGCCGACTCGGAGCTGATCTACTCAAAGTCGCTGTCCAAGCTGGCCAACAAACTGAACAAGGCTGGAAGGGAGATCCCCGGAAGCGTGGCGGACGCCTGGCGGGGCGTGGCCACGGAGATGGAGAGCCGCAGCGACATCCACAGGCAGCTGGCCGCCTCGCTCACGGATGAGCTGGTGAAGCCGCTGAAGAGCGTGGTGGAAGGACACCACAAGGCCCGCAAGGCG GTGGAGAGCAATGTCGACAAGGCCGCTCGCGTCCTGGGCGAGTGGCGGGCTAGCGAGGCGAAGGCGAAGAAGGCCTCCCACACGGCCGCCCGGGAGAACGAGAAGCTGCAGGACGCGATGCTGGACGTGCGCATCCAAAAGTCGCCCTCCATCGCCCTCCTGCACCAAGGACCCAACAAGCAGGCTGCGGAGAAGGAGCTCAAGTCCGCCGAGAAGGACTGCGTGAAGCTGGACAACAAGCGCAAAAAGGCGGAGGAGGCGGTGAAGCGGGCCGACGTCGAGTACTACACCCTGTGCGTCCGGGCGGAGCGCGCCCGCGTTGACTGGGAGATGGCAGTCCTGCGAGGATCCGCCCAGCTGCAGAGCAGCGAGCAACAGCGTCTGGGCAACATGCACAACTTCGCCCAGCAGTACGCCCGCCTCATCGCCGACATGAACCCGATCCTCGGCGGGCTGAGCGCCCGACTGCAGCCCCAGCTGGAGGCCTGCAACGTGGCCAAGGACATGCAGGTGGTGCGCAACATCCGCCGCAACTCGGAGGGCCCCAGCGAGCAGCTCCTGCCTGACTTCTACTGCGAGCACACTACTCTGGCCATGAACCGGGAGCGGCGCAAGCACGCCCTCATCAAGCTCCTCCAGCTAGTCAAGACGGATCTGGAGCGGGAGCGCCGCTCCAGGGACGGGCTGAGGGGCCTGTCGCAGTCGCTGAACAACCAGGAGCACCAGAACATTACTGACAAGCTTTACCAC ATCCGATCCATGCTGACTTATCTGGAGGGCGCCCGCCTCAAGCTGCACTCTGCCCTCCTGGAACTGGACCACAAGCCCAGGACCACCCATCCCCTAGCCCAGCACATCCAGATCACCCGGGACCGAACTGGCCTGCAACAGAGCATCCTGAAGGTGCCCAACTGGCTGAAGAACAACGACAagtcgcagcagcagcactcgGCCGGATTCCTTGCCCATGACGTCACGGATATAAACGCCGAGGAGGACCACCAGTTGCCGGAGGACAACTGCTCCCATCTGCACAGCACCAACACCAGCAACGGGTCCTGCACGGACATCAGCTCCGTGGTCAAGCAGTTCAGCCGCAGCAAGAGCAACATAGAGACGAACTTCACCAGCCAGCCAAAAATAATCTCGACGACGAACGCCGCCGTGGCGTCTTCTGTGAAGTCCAAGACCCTGTCGAACCAGCAGGACATCCAGCAGgctcaccaccaccacctggGGGGCAGCGATCGCGGCCAGGCGGACGGCGGCTCCAACCAGCAGGACTCGGACTTTGACGAGTTTAGTTCGCAGGACGAGGATGAGTGTCTGGAGAAGCAGCCGCTGCCGCAGCCTGCAAAGCCGCTTCAGCCACTCCAGACGCAGCAACAGCACTTCTACCAGAACGCTCAGGACCTGCAGAAGAGCTCGCAGCCGGATGGCAACGGTCCTGTCCTGGGGCGCTGCAAGGCCCTCTACAGCTACACCCCGAAACTCTACGACGAGCTGGAACTGAGTCCTGGCGACATCATCGAGGTCCACGCCAAGCAGGACGACGGCTGGTGGCTGGGAGCGCTGCGCAACCACATCGGGATCTTCCCGGCCACGTACGTGGAAGAGTGCGCCTGA
- the LOC6501950 gene encoding nostrin isoform X4, with protein sequence MGNAQGQNGFEELRRYVKQGGDFSKELIFVLQERADSELIYSKSLSKLANKLNKAGREIPGSVADAWRGVATEMESRSDIHRQLAASLTDELVKPLKSVVEGHHKARKAVESNVDKAARVLGEWRASEAKAKKASHTAARENEKLQDAMLDVRIQKSPSIALLHQGPNKQAAEKELKSAEKDCVKLDNKRKKAEEAVKRADVEYYTLCVRAERARVDWEMAVLRGSAQLQSSEQQRLGNMHNFAQQYARLIADMNPILGGLSARLQPQLEACNVAKDMQVVRNIRRNSEGPSEQLLPDFYCEHTTLAMNRERRKHALIKLLQLVKTDLERERRSRDGLRGLSQSLNNQEHQNITDKLYHIRSMLTYLEGARLKLHSALLELDHKPRTTHPLAQHIQITRDRTGLQQSILKVPNWLKNNDKSQQQHSAGFLAHDVTDINAEEDHQLPEDNCSHLHSTNTSNGSCTDISSVVKQFSRSKSNIETNFTSQPKIISTTNAAVASSVKSKTLSNQQDIQQAHHHHLGGSDRGQADGGSNQQDSDFDEFSSQDEDECLEKQPLPQPAKPLQPLQTQQQHFYQNAQDLQKSSQPDGNGPVLGRCKALYSYTPKLYDELELSPGDIIEVHAKQDDGWWLGALRNHIGIFPATYVEECA encoded by the exons ATGGGTAACGCTCAG GGACAGAATGGCTTCGAGGAACTGCGGCGATACGTCAAGCAGGGTGGCGACTTCAGCAAGGAGCTCATTTTCGTCCTCCAGGAAAG AGCCGACTCGGAGCTGATCTACTCAAAGTCGCTGTCCAAGCTGGCCAACAAACTGAACAAGGCTGGAAGGGAGATCCCCGGAAGCGTGGCGGACGCCTGGCGGGGCGTGGCCACGGAGATGGAGAGCCGCAGCGACATCCACAGGCAGCTGGCCGCCTCGCTCACGGATGAGCTGGTGAAGCCGCTGAAGAGCGTGGTGGAAGGACACCACAAGGCCCGCAAGGCG GTGGAGAGCAATGTCGACAAGGCCGCTCGCGTCCTGGGCGAGTGGCGGGCTAGCGAGGCGAAGGCGAAGAAGGCCTCCCACACGGCCGCCCGGGAGAACGAGAAGCTGCAGGACGCGATGCTGGACGTGCGCATCCAAAAGTCGCCCTCCATCGCCCTCCTGCACCAAGGACCCAACAAGCAGGCTGCGGAGAAGGAGCTCAAGTCCGCCGAGAAGGACTGCGTGAAGCTGGACAACAAGCGCAAAAAGGCGGAGGAGGCGGTGAAGCGGGCCGACGTCGAGTACTACACCCTGTGCGTCCGGGCGGAGCGCGCCCGCGTTGACTGGGAGATGGCAGTCCTGCGAGGATCCGCCCAGCTGCAGAGCAGCGAGCAACAGCGTCTGGGCAACATGCACAACTTCGCCCAGCAGTACGCCCGCCTCATCGCCGACATGAACCCGATCCTCGGCGGGCTGAGCGCCCGACTGCAGCCCCAGCTGGAGGCCTGCAACGTGGCCAAGGACATGCAGGTGGTGCGCAACATCCGCCGCAACTCGGAGGGCCCCAGCGAGCAGCTCCTGCCTGACTTCTACTGCGAGCACACTACTCTGGCCATGAACCGGGAGCGGCGCAAGCACGCCCTCATCAAGCTCCTCCAGCTAGTCAAGACGGATCTGGAGCGGGAGCGCCGCTCCAGGGACGGGCTGAGGGGCCTGTCGCAGTCGCTGAACAACCAGGAGCACCAGAACATTACTGACAAGCTTTACCAC ATCCGATCCATGCTGACTTATCTGGAGGGCGCCCGCCTCAAGCTGCACTCTGCCCTCCTGGAACTGGACCACAAGCCCAGGACCACCCATCCCCTAGCCCAGCACATCCAGATCACCCGGGACCGAACTGGCCTGCAACAGAGCATCCTGAAGGTGCCCAACTGGCTGAAGAACAACGACAagtcgcagcagcagcactcgGCCGGATTCCTTGCCCATGACGTCACGGATATAAACGCCGAGGAGGACCACCAGTTGCCGGAGGACAACTGCTCCCATCTGCACAGCACCAACACCAGCAACGGGTCCTGCACGGACATCAGCTCCGTGGTCAAGCAGTTCAGCCGCAGCAAGAGCAACATAGAGACGAACTTCACCAGCCAGCCAAAAATAATCTCGACGACGAACGCCGCCGTGGCGTCTTCTGTGAAGTCCAAGACCCTGTCGAACCAGCAGGACATCCAGCAGgctcaccaccaccacctggGGGGCAGCGATCGCGGCCAGGCGGACGGCGGCTCCAACCAGCAGGACTCGGACTTTGACGAGTTTAGTTCGCAGGACGAGGATGAGTGTCTGGAGAAGCAGCCGCTGCCGCAGCCTGCAAAGCCGCTTCAGCCACTCCAGACGCAGCAACAGCACTTCTACCAGAACGCTCAGGACCTGCAGAAGAGCTCGCAGCCGGATGGCAACGGTCCTGTCCTGGGGCGCTGCAAGGCCCTCTACAGCTACACCCCGAAACTCTACGACGAGCTGGAACTGAGTCCTGGCGACATCATCGAGGTCCACGCCAAGCAGGACGACGGCTGGTGGCTGGGAGCGCTGCGCAACCACATCGGGATCTTCCCGGCCACGTACGTGGAAGAGTGCGCCTGA